Proteins found in one Acinetobacter sp. XH1741 genomic segment:
- a CDS encoding helix-turn-helix domain-containing protein produces MKRSTLGLIYLIQGMRKAGIDVDSRLAHIGIKVDALDPSSTIHDSLEWDIQQIISENVDPEKGLFIGQHYALAGYGPLLMLLVTSQDIQTALEKGIHYQKLTHLFGTLGLQETENQIILNYLPVDSKTEIGLLRTQCEISSTYKFIQDIYTMMGLKMPAMRIDLPFSKPNDPDKVAQYFTYYGSDLHFNSTHAAFSLSKDVLGIKIPSADIITHRIYEAKCIKEIKRLNEQDRQIPPIIQYVQDYLELQHGIIPSMAETAFALKMPERTLRHQLQQLNTSYKQIREQIIKNKALKLMEYKEYSIEVIAESLGYSEPAAFNHAFKRWFGQSPRQYGKEFY; encoded by the coding sequence ATGAAACGATCGACACTTGGTTTAATCTATTTAATTCAAGGAATGCGCAAAGCGGGCATTGATGTCGACTCACGTTTGGCACATATAGGAATCAAAGTTGATGCCTTAGACCCAAGCTCAACAATTCACGACAGTTTAGAATGGGATATCCAGCAAATTATTAGTGAAAATGTTGATCCTGAAAAAGGTCTATTCATTGGACAGCATTATGCATTAGCGGGTTACGGTCCTTTATTGATGTTGCTTGTGACCAGTCAAGATATACAAACTGCTTTAGAAAAAGGCATACACTATCAAAAACTTACTCATTTATTTGGTACCTTAGGATTACAAGAGACCGAAAATCAAATAATTTTAAATTATTTACCAGTCGACTCAAAAACCGAAATTGGGTTGCTTCGTACCCAATGTGAAATTTCTAGTACTTACAAGTTTATTCAAGATATTTACACCATGATGGGCCTTAAAATGCCTGCTATGCGTATAGATTTACCTTTTTCAAAACCAAATGACCCCGATAAAGTAGCTCAATATTTCACATATTACGGAAGTGATCTGCACTTTAATTCTACACATGCAGCATTTAGCCTAAGTAAAGATGTGCTTGGAATCAAAATTCCTTCAGCAGATATTATTACTCATCGCATCTATGAGGCTAAGTGTATTAAAGAGATAAAAAGGTTAAATGAACAAGATCGTCAAATACCTCCAATTATTCAATATGTACAAGATTATCTAGAGTTACAACACGGAATTATCCCGAGCATGGCGGAAACCGCTTTTGCTTTAAAAATGCCTGAAAGGACGTTAAGGCATCAATTGCAGCAGCTTAATACGAGTTATAAACAAATTCGTGAACAGATTATTAAGAATAAGGCACTTAAACTTATGGAATATAAAGAATATTCAATTGAGGTCATTGCTGAATCGCTTGGCTATTCTGAACCTGCCGCTTTTAATCATGCGTTTAAAAGATGGTTTGGGCAGAGCCCTCGGCAATATGGAAAAGAGTTTTATTGA
- a CDS encoding lysine exporter LysO family protein produces the protein MQSVSLIIQIFLVLAFGYFLGPKLSLNIRQFIFKILPYFSYILLASVALELTLALDQIKNPSSILPPALLIAFTTSLGSFFTCLFAYTIFDKESVKGKISLQLFINALKNIAKAFLALTVGVMLGIALTQLNVHIPFNSWYLLLLFIFLIGIELAFTHFNRTWLSWKILIVPLAAFVGSCIAGFLNYFLLGNHFTLNEMLALAQGYGWYSMSGILFTQLHSAELGGIALLTDLFREIVAILLMYTMGWRFPRPAISSAGATSMDVTLAMVKQSCGTHYVPHAMMSGLLLSLLAPLLITVFLKL, from the coding sequence ATGCAATCTGTTAGCCTCATTATTCAAATTTTTCTTGTATTAGCTTTTGGTTACTTTTTAGGCCCTAAACTCTCATTAAATATTCGGCAATTTATTTTTAAAATTCTACCTTATTTTTCTTATATTTTATTAGCAAGTGTCGCTTTAGAATTAACACTTGCACTTGATCAAATTAAAAACCCTTCCTCAATACTTCCACCCGCCCTATTAATTGCATTTACAACTTCACTAGGCTCTTTTTTCACTTGTTTATTTGCATACACAATTTTTGATAAAGAAAGTGTTAAAGGAAAAATTTCGCTCCAGCTTTTTATCAATGCCCTAAAAAATATTGCGAAAGCATTTCTAGCTTTAACTGTAGGTGTAATGCTAGGTATTGCCCTGACTCAGTTAAATGTACACATTCCTTTTAACAGCTGGTATCTATTATTACTTTTTATTTTTTTAATTGGAATCGAACTTGCTTTTACTCATTTTAATCGAACATGGTTAAGCTGGAAAATTCTTATTGTCCCTCTGGCTGCGTTTGTAGGGTCATGTATAGCTGGTTTTCTTAATTATTTCTTGCTAGGTAACCACTTTACGCTTAATGAAATGTTGGCTCTAGCCCAAGGATATGGCTGGTATTCAATGTCAGGTATTTTATTTACCCAGTTACATTCGGCCGAGTTAGGTGGTATTGCATTATTAACAGATTTATTTAGAGAAATAGTTGCAATTTTACTGATGTACACTATGGGATGGCGCTTTCCACGTCCAGCAATTTCAAGTGCTGGTGCTACATCAATGGATGTGACATTAGCTATGGTTAAGCAGTCATGTGGCACTCATTACGTACCACATGCCATGATGAGTGGCTTACTACTAAGCCTACTCGCTCCACTTTTAATTACAGTTTTTTTAAAGCTTTAA
- the pyrF gene encoding orotidine-5'-phosphate decarboxylase has translation MEESLLSIIVALDAKSQYDALKIVEQLDPALCRVKVGKELFTHEGPSVVKKLQEQNFEVFLDLKFHDIPNTTAQAVCAAADLGVWMVNVHASGGRKMMETCVERLKAGNYQTQLIAVTVLTSMGREDLKDIGLDIEPVEQVKRLAQLTKDSGLDGVVCSAQEAKILRELIGDDFSLVTPGIRPEGTNADDQKRIVTPKQAMLDGSTHLVIGRPITKAEKPTEMLKSILASIA, from the coding sequence ATGGAAGAAAGTCTCTTGAGTATCATTGTTGCGTTAGATGCTAAAAGCCAATATGACGCTTTAAAAATTGTTGAACAGCTTGATCCTGCTTTATGCCGAGTAAAAGTAGGTAAAGAGCTTTTTACTCACGAAGGCCCATCTGTTGTAAAAAAACTTCAAGAACAAAATTTTGAAGTTTTCCTAGATTTAAAATTCCATGATATTCCAAATACAACAGCTCAAGCTGTATGTGCTGCTGCCGATTTAGGTGTATGGATGGTTAATGTTCATGCATCAGGTGGTCGTAAAATGATGGAAACTTGTGTAGAGCGTTTAAAGGCAGGTAATTATCAAACTCAATTAATTGCGGTAACAGTATTAACTTCAATGGGCCGTGAAGATTTAAAAGATATTGGTTTAGATATTGAACCTGTAGAGCAAGTTAAAAGATTAGCTCAGCTTACAAAAGATAGTGGTTTAGATGGGGTAGTTTGTTCTGCTCAGGAAGCCAAAATTCTTCGTGAGTTGATTGGTGATGATTTCTCTTTAGTTACTCCTGGTATACGTCCAGAAGGAACCAATGCAGATGACCAAAAACGTATTGTAACGCCAAAGCAAGCTATGCTTGATGGCTCTACACATTTAGTGATTGGCCGTCCGATTACCAAAGCTGAAAAGCCAACTGAAATGTTGAAGTCAATTCTTGCTTCTATCGCTTAA
- a CDS encoding lipopolysaccharide assembly protein LapA domain-containing protein, with protein sequence MRYILIALLIIVFGYALALVLQNPTELPVDLLFTQVPAMRLGLLLLLTLALGIVVGLLLGVQVFRVFQKGWEIKRLRKDIDHLRKEQIQSAQLAAAEAAANVRHEKTVVDIYPQDKNSTPL encoded by the coding sequence ATGCGTTATATTCTAATTGCATTACTCATTATTGTATTTGGCTATGCTTTAGCACTTGTTTTGCAGAACCCAACAGAACTTCCTGTTGATTTATTATTTACTCAAGTTCCTGCAATGCGTTTAGGTTTATTATTGCTACTTACCTTGGCGCTTGGAATTGTGGTTGGACTTTTATTAGGTGTACAGGTTTTCCGAGTTTTTCAAAAAGGCTGGGAAATCAAACGTCTTCGTAAAGATATTGATCATTTGAGAAAAGAACAAATTCAAAGTGCTCAATTGGCAGCGGCAGAAGCAGCTGCGAATGTAAGACATGAGAAAACAGTTGTAGATATTTATCCCCAAGATAAAAACTCTACACCTTTATAA
- a CDS encoding integration host factor subunit beta produces the protein MTTEALNKSDLIERIALKNPHLAEPLVEEAVKIMIDQMIEALSTDNRIEIRGFGSFALHHREPRVGRNPKTGKSVDVAAKAVPHFKPGKALRDAVNESGK, from the coding sequence ATGACTACTGAAGCTCTTAATAAGTCTGATTTAATTGAACGCATTGCGCTAAAAAATCCACACTTGGCTGAACCCTTGGTGGAAGAAGCGGTTAAAATCATGATTGATCAAATGATCGAAGCTCTTTCGACTGACAATCGTATTGAAATCCGTGGTTTTGGTAGCTTTGCTTTACATCACCGTGAACCTAGAGTTGGTCGTAACCCGAAAACTGGTAAGTCAGTTGACGTGGCTGCGAAGGCGGTTCCACATTTTAAACCAGGTAAAGCACTTCGTGATGCAGTGAATGAATCTGGAAAATAA
- the rpsA gene encoding 30S ribosomal protein S1: MTESFAALFEESELNLNVEKGAVIQGVVVNIDSDWVTVDTGLKSEGIVDRAEFLNEQRELEVQVGDTVDVVVEALDNGMGQTVLSREKAKRAETWTKLEKIFEDGEIVTGVISGKVKGGFTVDIGPVRAFLPGSLVDTRPIRDTTHLEGKELEFKVIKLDAKRNNVVVSRRAVMEAESSADREALLAQLEEGQTVTGTIKNLTDYGAFVDLGGIDGLLHITDMAWKRIKHPSEVVEVGQEVTVKVLKFDRERNRVSLGLKQLGEDPWLAIMSRYPKGSIVKARVTNLTDYGCFAEIAEGVEGLVHVSEMDHTNKNIHPSKVVQIGDEVDVMVLEVDEERRRISLGIKQTRANPWEEFAKSHEKGEKVSGTIKSITDFGIFIGLNGGIDGLVHLSDISWNEQGEEAIRRYKKGDTVEAVILSVDAEGNRISLGIKQLNSDPFNDFLAANERGALVKGTVTAVDARGATVKLADEVEATLKASEINRDRVEDATKFLEVGQEVEAKIINVDRKSRSINLSIKAKDEAEEKEAVANLRTASASQENGPKTIGDLIKAQMK, from the coding sequence ATGACCGAATCTTTTGCAGCCCTCTTTGAAGAAAGTGAATTAAACCTCAATGTTGAAAAGGGTGCAGTCATCCAAGGTGTTGTTGTAAACATCGATAGCGACTGGGTTACTGTTGACACTGGCCTTAAATCAGAAGGCATTGTTGATCGTGCTGAATTTTTAAATGAACAACGTGAACTTGAAGTTCAGGTTGGCGATACTGTTGACGTAGTTGTTGAAGCTCTTGACAACGGTATGGGTCAAACAGTTTTATCACGTGAAAAAGCTAAACGTGCTGAAACTTGGACTAAACTTGAAAAAATCTTTGAAGATGGCGAAATCGTTACTGGTGTTATCTCTGGTAAAGTTAAAGGCGGTTTCACTGTTGACATCGGTCCTGTTCGTGCGTTCTTGCCAGGTTCATTAGTTGACACTCGTCCTATCCGTGACACTACTCACCTTGAAGGTAAAGAGTTAGAGTTTAAAGTAATCAAACTTGATGCTAAACGTAACAACGTTGTTGTATCTCGTCGTGCTGTTATGGAAGCTGAATCTTCTGCTGACCGTGAAGCATTACTTGCTCAACTTGAAGAAGGTCAAACAGTTACAGGTACTATCAAGAACCTTACTGATTACGGTGCATTCGTTGATCTTGGCGGTATTGATGGTCTTCTTCATATCACAGATATGGCTTGGAAGCGTATCAAGCACCCTTCAGAAGTTGTTGAAGTTGGTCAAGAAGTTACTGTTAAAGTACTTAAATTTGACCGTGAACGTAACCGCGTATCTTTAGGCCTTAAACAATTAGGCGAAGATCCATGGTTAGCGATCATGAGCCGTTATCCTAAAGGTTCTATCGTTAAAGCACGTGTTACTAACTTAACTGATTACGGTTGTTTCGCTGAAATCGCTGAAGGCGTTGAAGGTTTAGTACACGTTTCTGAAATGGACCACACTAACAAAAACATCCACCCATCTAAAGTTGTTCAGATTGGTGATGAAGTTGATGTTATGGTTCTTGAAGTTGACGAAGAACGTCGTCGTATCAGCCTTGGTATCAAACAAACTCGTGCTAACCCATGGGAAGAGTTTGCTAAGTCTCATGAGAAAGGCGAAAAAGTTTCTGGTACAATCAAGTCTATCACTGACTTTGGTATCTTCATTGGCTTAAATGGCGGTATCGACGGTCTAGTTCACTTGTCTGATATTTCTTGGAACGAACAAGGCGAAGAAGCTATCCGTCGTTACAAGAAAGGTGACACTGTTGAAGCAGTTATCTTGTCTGTAGACGCTGAAGGTAATCGTATCAGCCTTGGTATCAAGCAATTGAACAGCGATCCGTTCAATGATTTCTTAGCTGCTAACGAACGTGGTGCTTTAGTTAAAGGTACTGTGACTGCAGTTGATGCTCGTGGCGCAACTGTTAAGTTAGCTGACGAAGTTGAAGCGACTCTTAAAGCTTCTGAAATCAACCGTGACCGCGTTGAAGATGCAACTAAATTCTTAGAAGTTGGTCAAGAAGTTGAAGCGAAAATCATCAACGTTGATCGTAAATCTCGCTCTATCAACTTGTCTATCAAAGCGAAAGACGAAGCTGAAGAGAAAGAAGCAGTTGCTAACTTACGTACAGCATCAGCTTCTCAAGAAAATGGTCCTAAGACTATTGGTGACTTGATCAAAGCACAAATGAAGTAA
- the cmk gene encoding (d)CMP kinase produces the protein MTVQIITIDGPSGSGKGTLAAKLAAYYQFHLLDSGALYRLLGLSLHKHDLLEKLDSHLDECVEDARQLNIKFETSAEGTLVFLDEEDVSQTIRTERVGEYASKVAAIPELRQALFERQRAFAQTPGLVADGRDMATSIFPEANAKIYLTASAESRAERRVKQLQGMGLDAKINDILANIQARDKRDMEREVAPLKPAADAYIIDSSELTIDQVFKLMVDYVDSRTISN, from the coding sequence ATGACAGTTCAAATTATTACTATTGATGGTCCGAGTGGTTCGGGTAAAGGTACATTAGCGGCGAAGCTTGCTGCGTATTATCAATTTCATTTACTCGATTCTGGAGCCTTGTATCGTTTGTTGGGGTTGTCATTACATAAACATGATTTATTGGAAAAATTAGATAGTCATTTAGATGAGTGTGTTGAAGATGCTCGTCAACTTAATATTAAGTTTGAAACTTCAGCAGAAGGAACATTAGTTTTCCTTGATGAAGAGGATGTATCACAAACTATTCGCACAGAACGAGTTGGGGAATACGCCTCTAAAGTTGCAGCAATACCAGAGCTAAGACAGGCACTTTTTGAACGTCAAAGAGCTTTTGCACAGACTCCAGGTTTGGTTGCAGATGGCCGAGATATGGCAACATCAATTTTCCCAGAAGCCAATGCTAAAATTTATCTGACGGCTTCGGCTGAGTCGCGAGCTGAGCGAAGAGTAAAACAGTTGCAGGGTATGGGGCTAGATGCTAAAATAAACGACATTTTAGCTAATATACAAGCGCGTGACAAAAGAGATATGGAGCGAGAAGTTGCTCCTCTCAAGCCAGCCGCAGATGCTTATATCATTGATAGTTCGGAATTAACGATCGATCAAGTATTTAAGTTAATGGTTGATTACGTCGATAGCCGTACTATTAGCAACTAA
- a CDS encoding SRPBCC family protein: protein MRNVISIQKEFNAPLGDVFNLLSKHATYNKAFAPLQVVRVKDSADPERPDGVGSVRRMGFGVIKPLKEEITHLEENKCIEYKLIDNPLVKHHLGRIEFSEITPYITLVTYRIELTAKAPVVSKLILAQLKLAITLGFSRLAKAFAS, encoded by the coding sequence ATGCGTAATGTCATCAGCATACAAAAAGAATTTAATGCTCCGCTTGGCGATGTATTTAACCTACTTTCTAAACACGCAACTTATAATAAGGCTTTTGCACCACTACAAGTTGTGCGTGTGAAAGACTCGGCAGACCCTGAAAGACCAGATGGAGTAGGCTCTGTTCGCCGTATGGGCTTTGGTGTGATTAAACCTCTTAAAGAAGAAATTACTCATCTTGAGGAAAATAAGTGCATTGAATATAAATTGATTGATAATCCTTTAGTTAAACATCATTTAGGTCGTATCGAGTTTTCTGAAATTACCCCTTATATTACCTTGGTTACTTATCGGATCGAATTGACTGCAAAAGCTCCTGTTGTAAGTAAATTAATTCTTGCACAGCTAAAACTAGCGATTACACTAGGCTTTTCGAGATTAGCTAAAGCATTTGCTTCTTAG
- the tadA gene encoding tRNA adenosine(34) deaminase TadA produces the protein MTKFSDEYWMQLAYEQAELAAEQGEIPVGAVIVSQNKLIGAGFNAPIGLSDPTAHAEIQAIRSACQLLQNYRLPEDATLYVTLEPCTMCVGALVHARIKHIVFGTTEPKAGSLVSARQLLENGYYNHKFTFEHGCLHEKCAQQLSLFFKQRREQKKQEKQQKTSLND, from the coding sequence ATGACTAAATTTAGTGATGAATATTGGATGCAGCTTGCTTACGAGCAAGCTGAATTAGCAGCCGAACAGGGAGAAATTCCTGTTGGAGCTGTAATTGTTAGTCAAAATAAGCTAATTGGAGCTGGTTTTAATGCTCCTATTGGTTTGTCTGACCCTACGGCTCATGCAGAAATTCAAGCTATTCGTTCTGCTTGCCAATTATTGCAAAATTATCGTTTACCTGAAGATGCAACTTTGTACGTTACGCTTGAGCCTTGCACAATGTGTGTAGGTGCATTAGTACATGCAAGAATTAAACATATTGTATTTGGTACAACAGAGCCTAAAGCAGGTTCACTCGTAAGTGCACGTCAATTATTAGAAAATGGCTATTACAACCACAAATTTACTTTTGAGCATGGATGCTTACATGAAAAATGTGCTCAACAGTTAAGTCTTTTCTTTAAACAAAGACGTGAACAAAAGAAACAAGAGAAGCAACAAAAAACGTCCTTAAATGATTAA
- a CDS encoding enoyl-CoA hydratase/isomerase family protein — MMNSPNVNSYHPDLVVEEAKNGWRIVRLNRPKSLHALDESIVTALLKVFEDFRDDERVKAIWLDSTTPKAFCAGGDVRKLRQLVINQEVETANKFFQQEYALDLLLHNYAKPVVVWGEGYVMGGGLGLFMAAPFRLVTPYSRLAMPEINIGLYPDVGASRFLADRGQIGLFTGLTGSIMTAAGAYSIGWATHICEAQRDNVLQKVLNINWAHYPAGDFRAIDDTLNSLHRPVAAGPLQNSLDVIHSVCRGSSFEQDYQAIVSLRDASSDWLRQASENLQKGSPSTAAITWLLWQWGKQVHSWDEVFDLEAQISEWKIRHPDFVEGVRARLVDKDLSPEWKACEDLTLRGILANDPPLTSIDSWNALLRQYGVVS, encoded by the coding sequence ATGATGAACTCTCCCAATGTAAATAGCTATCATCCGGATCTGGTAGTTGAAGAAGCAAAGAATGGTTGGCGTATTGTACGTTTGAATCGACCTAAATCATTACATGCTTTAGATGAATCAATCGTAACGGCTTTATTAAAAGTATTTGAAGACTTCCGTGATGATGAGCGAGTAAAAGCAATTTGGTTGGATTCAACCACACCAAAAGCTTTTTGTGCAGGCGGAGATGTACGCAAATTACGTCAACTGGTAATTAATCAGGAAGTAGAAACAGCAAATAAGTTTTTCCAGCAAGAATATGCTTTGGATTTACTTCTGCACAACTATGCTAAACCAGTTGTGGTGTGGGGTGAAGGTTATGTAATGGGTGGTGGTTTAGGCTTGTTTATGGCTGCACCTTTCCGTTTAGTTACGCCGTATTCACGTTTAGCAATGCCTGAAATTAACATTGGTTTATATCCAGATGTTGGAGCAAGCCGTTTTCTTGCTGACCGCGGACAAATTGGTTTATTTACTGGTTTGACTGGCTCGATTATGACTGCTGCTGGGGCATATAGCATTGGTTGGGCGACACATATTTGTGAAGCGCAACGTGATAATGTTCTACAAAAAGTACTCAATATTAATTGGGCACATTATCCTGCAGGTGATTTCCGCGCGATTGACGATACTTTAAATAGTTTGCATCGCCCGGTTGCAGCTGGACCATTACAAAATTCGTTAGATGTTATTCATAGTGTTTGCCGTGGTTCAAGCTTTGAGCAAGATTATCAAGCAATTGTAAGCTTACGTGATGCAAGTAGTGATTGGTTACGTCAAGCCAGCGAAAACTTGCAAAAGGGTTCACCGAGCACAGCAGCAATTACTTGGTTGTTATGGCAATGGGGTAAGCAAGTTCATTCTTGGGATGAAGTTTTTGACTTAGAAGCACAAATTTCTGAATGGAAAATTCGTCACCCTGATTTCGTAGAAGGTGTACGTGCTCGTTTGGTTGATAAAGATTTATCACCAGAATGGAAGGCATGCGAAGACCTTACATTAAGAGGCATTTTAGCAAATGATCCTCCACTAACATCTATTGATAGCTGGAATGCATTACTCAGACAATATGGTGTAGTGTCATAA
- the ung gene encoding uracil-DNA glycosylase: MQLTEQQQDKLSKVQLEESWKRSLTPFLLSPYMDSLRDFLFQQKQAQKTIYPPSKQIFSALNITPLEHVKVVILGQDPYHGPNQANGLSFSVQKGIALPPSLRNIFHELNTDLGVPVSRHGDLTKWAEQGVLLLNSVLTVEAGQPTSHQKQGWEEFTDAVIDVLNEEREHIVFILWGAYAQRKGQRINREKHLVLTAAHPSPLAANRGGFFGCKVFSKTNQYLKQHGIEPIDWQLDA; encoded by the coding sequence ATGCAATTAACTGAGCAACAGCAAGACAAACTCAGTAAAGTTCAATTAGAAGAAAGCTGGAAAAGATCATTAACGCCATTTTTGCTGAGTCCTTATATGGATAGTTTGCGAGACTTCTTGTTTCAGCAGAAACAGGCTCAAAAAACAATATATCCTCCAAGCAAACAAATTTTCAGTGCTTTAAATATTACACCATTGGAACATGTGAAAGTCGTTATTTTAGGTCAAGATCCATATCATGGCCCTAATCAGGCGAATGGTTTAAGTTTCTCTGTGCAAAAAGGAATTGCATTACCACCGTCTTTACGTAATATTTTTCATGAACTAAACACAGATTTAGGTGTACCAGTTTCGCGTCATGGTGATTTAACCAAATGGGCCGAACAAGGTGTGCTCTTGTTAAACAGCGTACTTACTGTAGAAGCTGGACAACCGACCTCACATCAAAAACAAGGTTGGGAAGAGTTTACTGATGCAGTAATCGATGTTTTGAATGAAGAGCGAGAACACATAGTTTTTATTTTATGGGGTGCTTATGCGCAACGTAAAGGACAACGTATAAACAGAGAAAAACACTTAGTTTTAACAGCTGCACATCCATCACCACTTGCGGCTAATCGTGGTGGTTTCTTCGGATGTAAAGTATTTTCAAAAACGAACCAATATTTGAAACAACATGGCATTGAGCCCATAGACTGGCAATTGGACGCATGA
- a CDS encoding 6-carboxytetrahydropterin synthase, translated as MLIRKLFKFENAHVVRNCTSDRCKRSIHGHSYKVELLLKASKLDHGQMVYDFGLLKGVIKDLFDSFDHAICFWEKDDPQYIDACKTFSARWISLPVSPSAEQFSRIFFYLAQQVLQSTVTQNGEGDVEVYSVIVHETDTGYAQSFLEDIQNEQMGLLSLDEIIFSEQVQSEWTDRQMYENLKQGLKFQNPHVNLQVEV; from the coding sequence ATGTTAATTCGTAAGTTATTTAAGTTTGAAAATGCACACGTTGTACGTAACTGTACATCGGATCGTTGTAAGCGATCTATTCATGGGCATAGTTATAAAGTCGAGTTATTACTTAAAGCTTCGAAATTAGATCATGGACAAATGGTATATGATTTTGGACTATTAAAAGGCGTAATTAAGGACCTTTTTGATAGTTTTGATCATGCGATTTGTTTCTGGGAAAAAGATGATCCACAATATATCGATGCTTGTAAGACTTTTAGTGCACGTTGGATTTCTTTACCAGTGTCTCCATCTGCCGAGCAGTTTTCCCGAATCTTCTTCTATTTAGCTCAGCAAGTATTACAATCAACCGTCACTCAAAATGGGGAAGGCGATGTTGAAGTCTATTCAGTTATTGTTCATGAAACAGATACTGGATATGCACAAAGTTTTCTTGAAGATATTCAAAATGAACAAATGGGTTTGTTAAGCCTTGATGAAATAATTTTCTCAGAACAAGTCCAGTCAGAATGGACTGATCGACAAATGTATGAAAATTTAAAACAAGGGCTTAAATTTCAAAATCCACATGTTAACTTACAAGTAGAAGTGTAA
- the gspK gene encoding type II secretion system minor pseudopilin GspK, whose translation MAISYKHQSGVALLTILIMVALATILAASIAKHQNNTMENTAYLMRQNQSLLYAKSAEAFFSELLIQDANNAGGVDHLKETWAQPMPPFPVEDGSVSGRLLDESGKFNLNNLTTAEGIVNEGAKSWFERLLVRVGLPPELSQAVIDWQDPNDEPVGPMGAESSYYEGLDPSYMAANTKFHSIEELKLVRGFEGKKYDQIAPYISALPETTKLNINTASPLVLASIDEKLDIGSIEKELQSRQQNLKFFQNADELWQLNAFSAVDSEKKKQVSRFIDVKSNFFQAQIEVVLNNRKRQFTSALMRKDKQVYVYSRSLSPFN comes from the coding sequence ATGGCGATTTCTTATAAGCATCAAAGTGGTGTTGCTTTACTAACCATACTTATTATGGTGGCCTTGGCTACAATTTTGGCTGCGTCTATAGCTAAGCATCAAAATAACACTATGGAAAATACAGCTTACCTAATGCGCCAAAATCAATCTTTGCTCTATGCAAAAAGTGCGGAAGCTTTTTTTTCTGAATTGCTTATTCAAGATGCAAATAATGCAGGTGGAGTGGATCATTTAAAAGAAACATGGGCGCAACCTATGCCACCGTTTCCAGTTGAAGATGGTTCTGTTTCAGGGCGTTTACTGGATGAGTCAGGAAAATTTAATTTAAATAATTTGACCACCGCAGAAGGTATTGTAAATGAAGGTGCTAAAAGTTGGTTTGAGCGGTTGCTGGTACGTGTAGGACTACCACCAGAATTAAGTCAAGCTGTGATTGATTGGCAAGATCCAAATGATGAACCAGTTGGACCAATGGGAGCGGAAAGTAGTTATTATGAAGGCTTAGATCCAAGCTATATGGCTGCTAATACTAAATTTCATAGTATTGAAGAGTTAAAACTGGTTAGAGGTTTTGAAGGTAAAAAATATGATCAGATTGCCCCATATATTTCTGCTTTGCCCGAGACGACAAAATTAAATATTAATACTGCCTCACCATTAGTCTTGGCGAGTATTGATGAAAAACTGGATATTGGATCTATAGAAAAAGAATTGCAGTCACGCCAACAAAATTTAAAGTTCTTCCAAAATGCTGATGAATTATGGCAGTTGAATGCTTTTTCAGCAGTTGATAGTGAAAAGAAAAAACAGGTAAGCAGGTTTATTGATGTTAAATCCAACTTCTTTCAAGCTCAGATTGAAGTTGTTCTAAACAATAGAAAACGACAGTTTACCAGTGCGTTAATGCGTAAAGATAAGCAGGTATATGTCTATTCAAGAAGCTTATCACCATTTAACTAA